Genomic DNA from Setaria italica strain Yugu1 chromosome V, Setaria_italica_v2.0, whole genome shotgun sequence:
GAAGACAGTTTGATTAGAGACAAACTAGAAATCGACTTATATTGGGACATAGGAAGTAGAAAAAATTTAAATGGAAAAACAGTAGCTCACTAATACTTGCCTCTGCGCCCTTTGAAATTACTACAAGAGCCATATATAGAGAGAGTATTTAAATACAGATAGAACAGTAAaaagtttcaactttcaacatGGATGTAACATTTAACATCGAGCTAGTTATATTAGTGTTGAAAAATGTTTTATAACCACTCGAGATGTTATCTACGTGGTTTGCAGGTCTTACTGAAACTCACAGGCTTAAAATGCAGCTTAGAACAGATTACAATTATTGTAACTCCTTCATTGAGAATGGCCTTAGAAATGGACACCAGATAGCGCTAACAATTAATTTTACTATACAAAATAAATGAAGATTCGTATCCCTTGTTTGATACTTCGATCGAAAATGTAACTCGTTCTAGGTCCCTCGTAAATGTATACGTCGTTCTTTCAAGATATTTGCAATCATGCTTTCCTTCTTTGGCTTTCTTAACTATATTGCATAACTTACATAGACCACACTACTTAATTCTTCAAGAGTCAAGGACAGTAGGGCAGATATGGTCATTTCACACACCACTAATTCTAGTCATGAAGTATAAACACCTTATATTTGGATAGGAGGCAGTATGATTCTTTAGCATCGTCCTTAATTCCTCGTAGAGGTGATGATATTTTCACTTTTTGCGCAAAGACTTGGCTATATAATCAACGTCGATGGTGGAGTTCTCTTTCTGTAAAACCTGAAGACAGGGATCAAAGAAAGATGGAAATTTGCAAGTGATATGTAGTAGTTAGAAGAACGATGACATACTAAGCCAGAATACAAGTTCACAATGATGATTTTATCCTCTAGACCCGATTCTTCATCGATATGAAGAAACTAGCTAGGAAACATTCATGCGGCTACGGCCCACCGTCTTTGATCATCGATCAACAGAGTAACAGAAGTACAGATCTGCAGGCTCTGATAATACTAATCGACTGACAGGGGAAATGCATCGAATACTAATTAAGCTTTTGCTCAGAGAAGAACTAGAGAGTTCCTAGCAGATACGGACGTACGGAAGCTACCTTATGTAACTACGACTTCTGGCTACTAGTGCTAATAAGAGCCGGGCAGATCAGTCTCCCCTTCGTCGAGGTCACACACAGAGTAGCTTGCGGCTGCAGGCTCGGCGAAGACGCACGAAGGCAACGGAGGCAGCTCGTGCACTCCGCTGATCTGCCCCGGATCGATCCCGTGCAGCTGAGGGGCGGCGAGGTCGTAGCTCACCGCTTCCTGCAGCGGAACCTGGAGCtgcaccacctccgcctcgcaTGCACCGGCACGGCAGCGTGATGCGAGCgtcacctcgccggcgccgccagccaCGGCGGCGGAGtacgcggcggcgagctccacGGGGCATCCCTCCTCGTGCTGCATGAGCGCGGCCTGGTGAAGGCTGACCTGCGCCTTGAGGAACTTGACGTAGTGGATGGCCTGCTCGAGCATGGACACCGTGTCCATCTTGCTGCCGCCGGGGACGAGGCTGCGGAGCACGCGGAAGCGGTCGCTGATCCGGTGCCGCCGCTCGCGCGCTGCCACGCTCTGCGGGTCCGTCGACAGCTTGGCCCCCgggcgccgccgcacgccgcctccaccg
This window encodes:
- the LOC101760315 gene encoding transcription factor LAX PANICLE; the protein is MDPYHYQAVYDPRGFPMIHPQPYLHHPAAAGALGDSRVRGGGGGGGGGVRRRPGAKLSTDPQSVAARERRHRISDRFRVLRSLVPGGSKMDTVSMLEQAIHYVKFLKAQVSLHQAALMQHEEGCPVELAAAYSAAVAGGAGEVTLASRCRAGACEAEVVQLQVPLQEAVSYDLAAPQLHGIDPGQISGVHELPPLPSCVFAEPAAASYSVCDLDEGETDLPGSY